From the genome of Muricauda sp. SCSIO 64092, one region includes:
- a CDS encoding alpha/beta hydrolase, whose protein sequence is MNPAPLSLEHLIRPNGIPSEHIPVLFMLHGYGSNEEDLFSFAQELPEEFFIISLRAPYHLEPFGYAWYAINFDAGSGKWSDDAQAINSREKIVTFMDEACEAYGLDNKNVTLLGFSQGTILSYAVALSYPEKVKNVIALSGYINEGILTNDHGEKDHSNLDIYCSHGQVDQVIPLEWAQRAPEVLKSLGITHKYEEFPVGHGVAPQNFYSFRDWLTARIQ, encoded by the coding sequence ATGAACCCCGCCCCACTATCCCTGGAACATCTGATACGCCCCAACGGTATTCCCTCGGAACATATTCCAGTACTGTTCATGTTACATGGCTATGGCAGCAATGAGGAAGACTTGTTTTCTTTTGCCCAGGAGCTGCCCGAAGAATTTTTCATCATTTCCTTAAGGGCCCCCTATCACCTGGAACCTTTTGGTTATGCCTGGTATGCCATAAATTTTGATGCCGGTTCCGGCAAATGGAGTGATGATGCGCAGGCCATCAACTCCAGGGAAAAAATAGTGACTTTTATGGATGAGGCATGTGAAGCCTATGGCCTGGATAACAAAAATGTAACCCTATTGGGATTCAGTCAAGGAACTATCCTAAGTTATGCAGTGGCACTCTCCTATCCGGAAAAGGTAAAAAATGTAATCGCCTTAAGCGGTTACATCAATGAAGGGATCCTTACCAATGACCATGGGGAGAAGGACCATTCCAATTTAGACATCTATTGTTCGCACGGACAGGTAGACCAGGTCATTCCACTGGAGTGGGCCCAACGTGCGCCCGAAGTGTTGAAAAGCCTTGGAATTACCCATAAATACGAGGAATTTCCCGTTGGCCACGGCGTTGCACCACAGAATTTTTATTCGTTCCGGGACTGGCTGACCGCAAGAATCCAATAA
- a CDS encoding chloramphenicol acetyltransferase codes for MKKIVFENPHRKKHFEFFHGMNHPHFNLTANVDITTFLRWVKANNLPLTLTLVHELSKTANGIKEFRWRIRKDEVVEHELVHPSFTVPTDGTDVFSFCTVRYQPELNAFIQEANQVQQRMRTSPSVEDEPDRDDYLFMSAIPWVSFTGLQHAMSYHPHDSVPRISWGKFFEQNGRTLMPLSVQAHHGLVDGRYMGAYFNNFQEYLDSVKI; via the coding sequence ATGAAGAAAATAGTTTTTGAAAATCCCCATAGGAAAAAACATTTTGAATTTTTTCATGGGATGAACCATCCCCATTTCAATCTTACCGCCAATGTGGATATTACCACATTCTTGCGGTGGGTCAAAGCCAACAATCTGCCCTTGACCCTTACCTTAGTGCATGAACTTTCCAAAACGGCCAATGGAATCAAAGAGTTTCGATGGAGGATACGAAAGGATGAAGTGGTGGAACATGAACTTGTCCATCCCTCTTTTACCGTTCCAACGGATGGAACGGATGTTTTTAGTTTTTGTACGGTAAGGTACCAGCCAGAACTTAACGCTTTTATCCAAGAAGCGAATCAAGTACAACAACGCATGAGGACGAGCCCTTCCGTTGAGGATGAACCCGACAGGGACGACTATCTTTTTATGTCCGCCATTCCGTGGGTCAGTTTTACCGGCTTACAACATGCCATGAGTTATCATCCCCATGATAGCGTCCCCCGGATCTCCTGGGGCAAGTTCTTTGAACAAAATGGTAGGACGTTGATGCCCTTGTCCGTGCAGGCGCACCATGGGCTGGTGGATGGAAGATACATGGGCGCTTATTTTAATAATTTTCAAGAATACCTTGATTCTGTTAAAATATAG
- a CDS encoding dihydroorotase produces the protein MNVLLKSATIVAPGHKNLHLKKRDIHIRNGKIESINAKISMNGNLRLIERKNLHVSLGWFDSGVAFGEPGFEERETLANGLDVASKSGFTEILLNTNTNPKPDTSPDIVFLKERSAKKSTVLYPLGNVTANGKGEALAELYDMHQAGAVAFYDFKSPITNANLMKIALQYAQNFQGLVFSYPLDKMVKGKGVANEGTVSTRLGLKGIPALAEELQIARDLYILEYTGGKLHIPTISTEGSVQLIAEAKKKGLDVSCSVALHNLALTDSLLEDFDSNYKVMPPLRTSKDTKTLQKALLKGTIDFVTTDHTPLDIEGKRVEFDNAAYGTIGLESAFGALNSIFGMESAVEILTRGRDRFGLETPQMEKGAPANLSLFNPDGNIVFGNEHIHSTSKNSAFLGQQLKGHVYGVVNNGKINLA, from the coding sequence ATGAATGTACTTTTAAAATCTGCCACAATAGTAGCTCCAGGCCACAAAAACCTCCATCTTAAAAAAAGGGATATCCATATTAGAAATGGAAAAATTGAATCGATCAATGCAAAGATTTCCATGAATGGGAACCTAAGGCTTATCGAACGGAAAAACCTTCATGTATCGCTGGGATGGTTCGATTCTGGTGTGGCTTTCGGAGAACCTGGATTTGAGGAGCGGGAAACTCTTGCCAATGGGCTTGATGTTGCTTCAAAAAGTGGGTTCACCGAAATTCTATTGAATACCAATACCAATCCAAAACCCGATACAAGCCCGGACATTGTGTTTTTGAAGGAACGGAGCGCAAAGAAGAGTACCGTTCTTTATCCCCTGGGAAACGTAACTGCCAATGGCAAAGGTGAGGCTTTGGCCGAACTGTACGACATGCACCAAGCCGGCGCAGTGGCCTTTTATGATTTTAAGTCCCCTATTACCAATGCCAATCTCATGAAAATTGCCCTGCAATATGCCCAGAATTTTCAAGGCCTGGTCTTCTCCTATCCCCTGGATAAGATGGTAAAAGGCAAGGGGGTTGCCAATGAGGGAACCGTTTCCACAAGACTGGGACTAAAAGGGATTCCCGCGCTTGCCGAAGAACTTCAAATTGCAAGGGATCTATATATTTTGGAATATACCGGGGGAAAACTGCACATTCCTACAATTTCCACGGAAGGTTCGGTGCAATTGATTGCCGAGGCAAAGAAAAAAGGCTTGGACGTTAGCTGTAGTGTAGCACTTCACAACTTGGCACTCACGGATTCCTTGCTGGAGGATTTTGATTCCAACTATAAGGTAATGCCCCCCCTACGCACATCAAAAGACACTAAGACATTGCAGAAGGCACTTTTAAAGGGTACCATTGACTTTGTCACCACGGACCACACCCCTTTGGATATTGAGGGAAAACGAGTGGAATTTGATAATGCTGCCTACGGAACCATAGGACTGGAAAGTGCATTTGGGGCACTGAATTCCATTTTTGGGATGGAAAGCGCTGTGGAAATACTCACCAGGGGCAGGGACCGTTTTGGACTGGAAACCCCGCAAATGGAAAAGGGGGCGCCGGCCAACCTCAGCTTGTTCAATCCCGATGGGAATATTGTTTTCGGCAACGAACATATCCATTCAACCTCAAAAAATAGTGCCTTTCTTGGACAGCAGCTCAAAGGCCATGTCTATGGGGTGGTCAATAATGGGAAAATAAACCTGGCATAA
- a CDS encoding BatA domain-containing protein: MQFKHPEILWALLLLLIPILIHLLQLRRFKKTPFTNVAMLQRVVSESRKSQNLKKWLLLFTRLFLLAFLIIAFAQPFSSKLDALTKRETVIYLDNSFSMQVKKDGMALLGKSIQDLIQIIPETTNFTLFTNEQTFQNVTIKQIQNNLLSLETSAKQLRLDQIVLKAKSLFTQDDKSIKELLIISDLQERMATANDVLDIENLHIVQTLPVKRNNIYIDSLFLGQVDGNQISLNVQVVGLENNETVPISLYDDDRLIAKTAVKGEGSERTTSVLSLENGKSIKGRAVIEDQVLTYDNQFHFTINERSKPKILAISEEEASFLERVFPKSDFDFLKFDLNNLNYSLLESQNTIILNGLQTIPNSLETVLLDFSKNGGSLVIIPSAKAMDVTTYNPFLRQITPITLENSVVSAKKITKIAFQHPLYENVFEKRVTNFDYPEVKSFYRTLSNGSVALSFQDGSPFLITSQNCYVFTASLHAENSNFINSPLVVPTFFNIGEQSLKNAALYQTIGQKQSVDVNHRLEQDNILKLGKGEVEFIPLQQSFFNKVRLTFEENPSKDGTYVVLRNNDTLQNLSFNFPRSESKLNYLAATDFGTATVHSSISELFRTLQEDTSITDYWKWFVIFALLFAVLELLIQKLFP, translated from the coding sequence ATGCAGTTCAAACATCCAGAAATTCTTTGGGCCTTACTTCTACTGCTCATCCCCATCCTGATTCATCTTTTACAGCTCCGCCGCTTTAAGAAGACGCCCTTCACCAATGTTGCCATGCTACAAAGGGTGGTTTCGGAATCCCGAAAAAGTCAAAATCTCAAAAAGTGGCTTTTGCTGTTTACACGCCTATTCTTGCTTGCTTTTTTAATTATCGCCTTTGCCCAACCCTTTTCCTCAAAGTTGGATGCACTGACCAAAAGGGAAACCGTGATTTATTTGGACAATTCCTTTAGTATGCAGGTCAAGAAGGACGGTATGGCCTTGTTGGGAAAATCCATTCAGGACTTGATACAGATCATTCCCGAAACCACTAATTTCACCCTTTTCACCAACGAACAAACCTTTCAAAATGTCACCATAAAGCAGATACAAAATAATTTGCTTTCCTTGGAGACTTCCGCCAAGCAGTTGCGGTTGGACCAAATTGTTCTAAAAGCAAAATCCCTTTTTACCCAGGACGATAAAAGCATTAAGGAGTTGTTGATCATATCCGATCTACAGGAAAGAATGGCCACTGCAAACGATGTCCTGGATATTGAAAACCTCCATATTGTCCAAACACTTCCCGTTAAAAGAAACAACATTTATATCGATTCCCTTTTTTTGGGACAAGTAGATGGAAATCAAATATCATTGAACGTACAGGTTGTTGGATTGGAAAATAATGAAACCGTCCCCATTTCCCTCTATGACGATGACCGCTTAATAGCCAAAACCGCTGTAAAAGGAGAGGGTTCCGAACGGACGACCAGCGTTCTTTCCCTTGAAAACGGTAAGTCCATTAAAGGAAGGGCCGTAATTGAGGATCAAGTCCTTACCTACGATAACCAGTTTCATTTTACCATCAATGAACGCAGCAAACCCAAAATTTTAGCGATTTCTGAAGAGGAGGCCTCTTTTTTGGAAAGAGTCTTTCCGAAGAGCGATTTCGATTTTTTGAAATTCGACCTTAACAACCTAAATTATAGTTTGTTGGAGTCTCAAAATACCATTATCCTAAACGGATTGCAGACCATTCCCAACAGTTTGGAGACAGTGCTTCTGGATTTTTCCAAAAATGGAGGTTCCCTTGTCATAATTCCTTCTGCCAAAGCCATGGATGTTACTACTTACAATCCTTTTCTAAGGCAGATAACCCCTATTACATTGGAGAATTCCGTAGTTAGTGCAAAAAAAATAACGAAAATAGCCTTTCAACATCCACTATATGAAAACGTATTCGAGAAAAGGGTAACCAATTTTGACTACCCTGAAGTCAAATCCTTTTATAGGACCCTTTCCAATGGTTCGGTGGCCCTTTCCTTCCAGGATGGTTCCCCTTTCCTGATCACATCGCAAAACTGCTATGTATTTACAGCTTCATTGCATGCGGAAAACTCCAATTTCATTAATTCACCCTTGGTGGTACCCACTTTCTTTAATATTGGGGAACAAAGTCTAAAAAATGCTGCCCTGTACCAAACCATTGGGCAAAAACAAAGCGTGGATGTAAACCATAGGTTGGAACAGGACAATATCTTAAAATTGGGCAAGGGGGAAGTGGAATTCATCCCATTACAGCAGTCATTTTTCAATAAAGTTCGGTTAACTTTTGAAGAAAATCCTTCAAAAGATGGAACCTATGTGGTTTTAAGGAACAATGATACACTTCAAAACCTGAGCTTCAATTTCCCAAGGAGTGAAAGCAAACTCAACTACCTTGCTGCCACTGATTTTGGCACTGCAACGGTCCATTCCAGTATTTCCGAGCTTTTTAGGACATTACAAGAAGATACTTCCATTACGGACTATTGGAAATGGTTTGTTATTTTTGCCTTGCTCTTTGCGGTGTTGGAACTATTGATTCAAAAACTGTTTCCATGA
- a CDS encoding Gfo/Idh/MocA family protein, whose protein sequence is MKALSRRKFTKTLSRGVGATTLMANVPLACAMSGSNQKKKLGIALVGLGSYSTYQLAPALMDTEHCYLAGIVTGTPAKAKTWASRYNIPKGNIFNYGNFDAIKENREIDVVYVVLPNSMHAEFSIRAAKAGKHVICEKPMAMDVKECNEIIKACKDAGVKLGMGYRLHSEPYTQEVKRFVKEKTFGEVLYVSADAAYRSTSNPNQWRLDRKLSGGGALVNMGVYAIQSAIYGTGQNPISVQAQEYSTRPEYFKDTDETITAQFEFPSGAVANMMTSHNVIANRLYATCENGWFELDPASTYIPLAGRTSRGELDFKQESQQKLQMDDFAKHILYDAPNLAPGEMGKRDMMIVEAIYKSIQEGGKKQLLDFEPGYGFGS, encoded by the coding sequence ATGAAAGCGTTAAGTCGAAGAAAATTCACAAAGACCCTGTCCAGAGGAGTTGGAGCAACCACATTAATGGCAAATGTGCCTTTGGCCTGTGCCATGTCAGGTTCCAATCAAAAGAAGAAACTGGGTATAGCATTGGTGGGTCTTGGCAGTTATAGCACCTATCAGTTGGCACCAGCTTTGATGGACACCGAACATTGTTATTTGGCAGGGATAGTGACCGGTACCCCGGCCAAGGCGAAAACATGGGCCAGTAGGTACAATATTCCCAAGGGCAATATTTTCAACTATGGCAATTTTGATGCGATCAAGGAGAATAGGGAAATTGATGTGGTCTATGTTGTACTTCCCAATTCCATGCATGCGGAATTCTCCATCCGGGCGGCAAAAGCAGGTAAACATGTAATTTGCGAGAAACCCATGGCCATGGACGTAAAGGAGTGTAATGAAATCATTAAAGCGTGCAAAGATGCCGGGGTAAAACTGGGAATGGGCTACCGCTTGCATTCCGAACCGTATACGCAAGAAGTGAAGCGCTTTGTAAAGGAGAAAACCTTCGGCGAAGTCCTTTATGTATCTGCAGATGCGGCCTATCGGTCTACGTCCAACCCCAATCAATGGCGTTTGGATAGAAAATTGTCCGGTGGTGGTGCCCTGGTCAATATGGGTGTTTATGCCATACAGAGCGCTATCTATGGCACTGGGCAAAATCCTATTTCCGTCCAGGCACAGGAGTACAGCACCCGTCCTGAATATTTTAAGGATACCGATGAAACCATAACGGCCCAATTTGAGTTTCCCAGTGGGGCAGTGGCCAATATGATGACCTCCCATAACGTGATAGCCAACCGACTTTACGCCACGTGTGAGAACGGGTGGTTTGAATTGGACCCTGCAAGTACCTATATTCCATTGGCCGGAAGGACTTCACGAGGGGAATTGGACTTTAAACAGGAAAGTCAACAAAAACTACAAATGGATGATTTTGCCAAGCATATTCTTTACGATGCCCCCAATTTGGCCCCCGGGGAAATGGGAAAACGGGATATGATGATCGTGGAGGCCATTTATAAGTCGATACAGGAGGGTGGTAAGAAGCAATTATTGGATTTTGAGCCCGGTTATGGCTTCGGGAGTTGA
- a CDS encoding hydrolase: MRKNIFLYLFVFAALIALFLLMKGNKTAKTSTEKIEALENEIATLKDSTEKLQFRLMDMQYFSLENNDDALAYYDHLNLENPTRYIEDKLLETNEAKGDNPLVPYAGMESDFKINKIKVLNHKWLLADFSDGKYWGDLVIKYELKDNLSVDFTLMDHLLYTRSNN, encoded by the coding sequence ATGCGAAAGAATATCTTTTTATACCTGTTTGTGTTTGCGGCATTGATTGCCCTTTTTTTATTGATGAAGGGAAACAAGACTGCCAAAACCAGTACTGAAAAAATTGAAGCTTTGGAAAATGAAATTGCCACTTTGAAGGATTCAACGGAAAAGCTGCAATTCCGATTAATGGACATGCAATATTTTTCCCTGGAAAACAATGATGACGCATTGGCCTACTATGACCACTTGAATCTGGAGAATCCTACGCGATATATTGAAGACAAATTATTGGAAACCAATGAAGCAAAAGGAGATAACCCATTGGTCCCCTATGCCGGAATGGAAAGTGATTTTAAAATCAATAAAATCAAGGTGCTGAACCATAAATGGTTATTGGCGGATTTTTCGGATGGCAAGTACTGGGGGGATTTGGTCATTAAATATGAGTTAAAGGACAACTTGAGCGTTGATTTCACTTTAATGGACCACTTGCTCTATACCCGGAGCAACAATTAG
- a CDS encoding glycosyltransferase family 2 protein, with protein MVSIIIPFKNTAPFLPECFDSILGQTYAKWEVLAVNDGSWDHSNALVSQYAIKDKRIRLFQNKGAGIIPALQTAYSHVRGEFITRMDSDDIMKPNRLEVMVKALRKYGPGHLAVGQVHYFSQSGISDGYHRYERWLNQLTANGSNYSEIYKECVIPSPCWMAHRNDFEASEGFLPNRYPEDYDLTFRFYEKGLKVIPCAQVLHLWRDYDTRTSRTHEHYAQNYFLDIKIHYFLKLEHDSTRPLVIWGAGFKGKTIAKRLLENHIQFTWLCDNPNKIDKKIYGKELKHFDVLKTLNRPQSIITVANGQAQIEIRKYLKELGQESMKDFFFFC; from the coding sequence TTGGTAAGTATCATCATTCCCTTTAAGAACACCGCCCCTTTTTTACCAGAATGCTTCGATTCCATTCTAGGTCAAACCTACGCGAAATGGGAAGTTCTGGCAGTAAATGATGGTTCTTGGGACCATAGTAATGCATTGGTTTCCCAATATGCAATCAAGGATAAGAGGATTCGATTGTTTCAAAACAAGGGTGCAGGGATCATACCCGCACTGCAAACGGCGTATTCCCATGTCCGTGGGGAATTCATTACGCGAATGGACTCCGATGATATCATGAAACCCAACAGACTGGAAGTAATGGTAAAAGCGCTGCGGAAATATGGTCCAGGGCATTTGGCCGTTGGACAGGTCCATTATTTTTCCCAAAGCGGCATCAGCGATGGTTACCATCGCTATGAACGGTGGTTGAACCAATTGACCGCCAATGGAAGCAACTATTCGGAAATCTATAAGGAATGTGTTATCCCCTCCCCTTGTTGGATGGCCCATCGAAATGACTTTGAAGCCAGTGAGGGCTTTTTGCCCAATAGATATCCCGAAGATTACGACCTTACCTTTCGATTTTATGAAAAAGGGTTGAAAGTTATTCCCTGTGCCCAGGTACTCCATCTTTGGCGGGATTATGACACCCGCACTTCAAGAACCCATGAACACTACGCCCAAAACTATTTTTTGGATATAAAAATCCATTACTTTTTAAAACTGGAACATGATTCCACCAGACCATTGGTGATTTGGGGCGCAGGTTTCAAAGGAAAAACCATTGCAAAAAGACTATTGGAAAACCATATCCAATTCACTTGGCTCTGTGATAATCCCAATAAAATTGATAAAAAGATATACGGGAAGGAATTAAAGCATTTTGATGTACTAAAAACCTTGAATAGACCCCAAAGTATTATTACCGTTGCCAATGGGCAAGCCCAGATTGAAATAAGGAAATACCTAAAGGAGCTGGGACAAGAATCCATGAAGGATTTCTTTTTCTTCTGTTAG
- a CDS encoding MBL fold metallo-hydrolase → MTVTFLGTGTSQGIPIIGSNHPVCLSSNPKDKRLRVSVLVSWKAYNYVIDCGPDFRQQMLSNPIERLDGILFTHEHSDHTAGIDDIRPFFFRQGDIPIYAHERVVQSLKRRFDYIFADEDRYPGAPAVQVQLIDKDSPFQLDDVTVTPIEAFHNRLPVLGFRIRDFAYLTDVKRMEEAELQKLQNLKVMVVNALRIEPHYSHFNLEEALEFAKTIGAEQTYFTHISHFLGFHDEVEAQLPDNVHLAYDNLKISI, encoded by the coding sequence TTGACCGTTACTTTTTTGGGTACGGGAACTTCCCAGGGAATTCCCATTATTGGCAGTAATCACCCTGTTTGTTTGAGCTCCAATCCTAAGGATAAAAGACTACGGGTTTCGGTTCTGGTTTCCTGGAAGGCATATAATTACGTCATTGATTGTGGCCCCGATTTTAGGCAACAAATGTTGTCCAATCCCATTGAACGTTTGGATGGCATCCTTTTTACCCACGAACATTCCGATCATACGGCCGGTATTGATGATATCCGTCCATTTTTCTTTAGGCAGGGGGACATCCCCATCTATGCCCATGAACGTGTGGTACAGTCCTTAAAACGGAGGTTCGATTATATTTTTGCGGATGAAGATCGGTATCCGGGTGCCCCTGCCGTTCAGGTGCAGTTGATTGATAAGGATAGCCCGTTTCAATTGGATGATGTAACGGTAACCCCTATTGAGGCGTTTCACAACAGACTACCGGTTTTAGGTTTTCGAATCCGGGATTTTGCCTATCTGACCGATGTGAAACGTATGGAGGAAGCTGAACTCCAAAAACTTCAGAACCTTAAGGTTATGGTGGTCAATGCACTAAGGATAGAACCGCACTATTCCCATTTCAATCTGGAGGAGGCTTTGGAGTTTGCCAAAACCATAGGTGCCGAGCAAACCTATTTTACCCATATTAGCCATTTCCTGGGCTTTCATGACGAAGTGGAGGCGCAGTTGCCAGATAATGTACATCTGGCCTACGACAACTTAAAAATTTCAATTTAA
- a CDS encoding S10 family peptidase, producing MKKKLLYFCILSITSLVVAQERKLPIDTTVTTQHSVTVNGTSFSYTATTGTQPVWDKMGKPIAALHYTYYTRNNVKNKEERPLLFSFNGGPGSGSVWMHLAYTGPRILKIDDEGYPVQPYGVKENPYSVLDVTDIVFINPANTGYSRTIPETGEEVDRDVFFGINADVKYLAEWMNTFVTRNNRWRSPKYIIGESYGGTRVMGLSLALQNQQWMYLNGVIMVSPADYKVIRVGGPVSSALNLPYYTAAAWHHKALPAELQSKDLLEILPESEEYTINTLIPAIAKGGFISDSERNAVAKKMAFYSGLKEKDILDQNLDVPTAFFWKNLMKERGGYTVGRLDSRYRGIDKKLIGMRPDYNSEITSWLHSFTPAINYYLQEELKFKTDIKYNMFGPVRPWNNENDNTRDNLRQAMAQNPYLNVLVQSGYYDGATTYFNAKYTMWQVDPSGRMKDRFEFKGYRSGHMMYLRREDLQKANEDLRAFILRTMIKGESAKY from the coding sequence ATGAAAAAAAAGCTACTCTATTTTTGTATCCTTTCCATAACTAGTCTCGTTGTTGCCCAAGAACGGAAATTACCAATAGATACCACGGTTACCACGCAACACAGTGTTACGGTAAACGGAACTTCCTTTTCTTACACAGCTACCACGGGCACACAACCTGTTTGGGACAAAATGGGAAAACCAATTGCTGCATTACATTACACGTACTACACCCGAAACAATGTAAAAAACAAGGAGGAACGCCCTTTATTGTTTTCGTTCAATGGAGGCCCTGGTTCAGGTTCCGTTTGGATGCACCTGGCCTATACCGGGCCCCGGATTTTAAAAATTGATGATGAAGGATACCCCGTTCAACCGTATGGGGTAAAGGAAAATCCGTATTCCGTTTTGGATGTGACGGATATTGTATTTATAAACCCAGCAAATACAGGTTATTCCAGAACTATTCCCGAAACGGGTGAGGAAGTGGATAGGGATGTGTTTTTTGGCATCAATGCCGATGTAAAATATTTGGCGGAATGGATGAACACCTTTGTCACCCGAAATAACCGCTGGCGTTCCCCTAAGTATATCATAGGTGAGAGCTATGGTGGAACCCGTGTTATGGGACTCTCCTTGGCCCTCCAAAACCAACAATGGATGTATTTGAATGGGGTTATTATGGTTTCGCCAGCCGATTATAAGGTGATTCGCGTGGGTGGTCCCGTTTCCAGTGCGTTGAACCTTCCGTATTATACGGCAGCAGCATGGCACCATAAGGCATTACCTGCCGAACTACAAAGCAAGGACCTGTTGGAAATCCTTCCGGAATCCGAGGAATATACCATAAACACTTTGATTCCTGCGATTGCCAAGGGAGGATTCATTTCCGATTCCGAACGAAATGCAGTTGCCAAAAAAATGGCATTTTATTCGGGATTAAAGGAGAAGGATATTTTAGATCAAAATCTCGATGTACCTACCGCTTTCTTTTGGAAAAACCTAATGAAAGAGCGTGGGGGATATACGGTTGGAAGATTGGATAGCCGATATAGGGGTATCGACAAAAAATTGATCGGTATGCGTCCGGATTACAACTCCGAAATCACCTCATGGTTACACAGTTTTACCCCTGCCATCAATTACTATCTCCAAGAGGAGTTAAAATTTAAAACGGATATTAAATACAATATGTTTGGTCCCGTAAGGCCATGGAACAACGAAAACGACAATACGAGGGATAACCTAAGACAGGCCATGGCACAGAATCCGTATTTGAACGTTCTGGTACAGTCCGGTTATTACGATGGTGCCACCACCTACTTCAATGCCAAATACACCATGTGGCAGGTAGATCCCAGTGGGCGAATGAAAGACCGGTTTGAATTTAAAGGGTATCGTTCCGGCCATATGATGTACCTAAGGCGCGAAGATCTACAAAAAGCCAATGAAGATTTAAGGGCCTTTATTCTACGAACCATGATCAAAGGTGAATCTGCAAAATATTAA
- a CDS encoding SGNH/GDSL hydrolase family protein — protein MTKLKFVMVTASLLLGFFQKNTAIAQDWANLKKYQNENSALELHNSQNNRVVFMGNSITEGWLQANPKFFEGKPYVNRGIGGQTTPQMLLRFRQDVIDLNPKIVVILAGTNDIAENTGPITLEQIRDNMLSMVELAKANHIIPIVCSVLPAYDYPWRPGKAPNIKIPKLNEMLRQMSTEHKVPYLDYFSAMVDDRNGLPAVYTTDEVHLTKEGHAVMEKLVEKAIGKVLQE, from the coding sequence ATGACCAAATTAAAATTCGTAATGGTAACTGCATCCCTTCTATTGGGCTTTTTTCAGAAAAATACTGCTATTGCACAGGACTGGGCCAATTTAAAAAAGTATCAAAACGAAAATTCGGCATTGGAACTTCATAACTCCCAAAATAATCGCGTGGTCTTTATGGGGAACAGTATAACGGAAGGCTGGTTGCAGGCAAATCCCAAATTCTTTGAAGGCAAGCCCTATGTAAATCGTGGTATTGGCGGGCAGACCACCCCACAAATGCTGCTTCGGTTTCGGCAGGACGTCATTGACCTCAACCCAAAAATTGTAGTCATTTTAGCTGGCACCAATGATATTGCGGAAAATACGGGCCCAATTACATTGGAACAAATACGGGACAATATGCTTTCCATGGTAGAACTGGCCAAGGCAAACCATATTATTCCGATCGTTTGTTCGGTGCTGCCGGCCTACGATTATCCTTGGCGCCCGGGCAAAGCCCCAAATATTAAAATTCCGAAGTTGAACGAAATGCTCAGACAAATGAGCACGGAACACAAGGTTCCTTATTTGGATTACTTTTCGGCAATGGTCGATGATCGCAATGGTTTACCTGCGGTCTATACCACGGATGAAGTCCATCTTACCAAAGAAGGACATGCGGTAATGGAAAAACTGGTGGAAAAGGCCATTGGTAAGGTGCTGCAGGAATAA